The bacterium DNA segment CGGGCATGGTATGCTGAGTCTGCGGGTGGCGTCTACGTCCGGCGGAGGAGGAGGGGCGGGGCGATGTCGCTATCGCTGAGTGACGTTCCGCTCAATCTTGGACAGGAGTTCGCGCGGGCCGTTGCCGCGCCGAGGGCAATTTTCGAGCAAGGCGTGCCGCGCTTCGTGGGAGATGCCTGGGAGTTCGTCTCCGGATACGTCGCGAATGCGGCCGGGTCGGTGCTGCCGGCGATTCCGCCGGTTCAGATGCGCGTGATCGAGGTGGTCGCCGTTGCCGCGGGGTGTTGGATGACGTTGCTTGTTATCACCGGTCTCGCGGAACGCCTGACGTCGCGCCGCGGACGTGTCGACGTTCGCCTGAGCCCGGGGCCGCGCTAAACCTTACTGTTCCAGTCTCATCGTGGACGTCGCCGTCACCTGCTGGGAGCCGGGGTAATTGACCGTTCCAAGGAACGGGATGGTCCCGCTGATCGGCATGAGCGTTTGGACATTATAGGCTACTCGGATTGTCACGATGCCGTCGTTGTTACCGGCGCTGTCTTGGGAATATGTCACCGCGACGCATGAGTTCCCCGACGGAATCGTGACCGTGTTCCCGGAAACGGTGCATGTCGTCGTCGACTGCACGACGAGGAATGAAGCCGTTTGGGCGACGCGCGTCGCAATCGCAGAGG contains these protein-coding regions:
- a CDS encoding TadE/TadG family type IV pilus assembly protein, which encodes MNRQRGQSTVELVLLMPLLLVLLFLIFEVGRLFGSWLLITNAAREGARYAAVQCVPTNSANLAVTCNGTDPTSAIATRVAQTASFLVVQSTTTCTVSGNTVTIPSGNSCVAVTYSQDSAGNNDGIVTIRVAYNVQTLMPISGTIPFLGTVNYPGSQQVTATSTMRLEQ